A single Ziziphus jujuba cultivar Dongzao chromosome 11, ASM3175591v1 DNA region contains:
- the LOC125419487 gene encoding small ribosomal subunit protein eS21y-like produces the protein MQNEEGVITELYIPRKCSATNRLITSKDHASVQLNVGHLDENGVYTGQFSTFALCGFVRAQGDADSALDRLWQKKKAEVRQQ, from the exons ATGCAGAATGAGGAAGGAGTTATCACTGAGCTTTATATTCCCAGAAAATG CTCTGCTACTAACAGGCTGATAACTTCAAAGGACCATGCTTCAGTCCAGCTTAACGTTGGACATCTGGATGAGAATGGTGTCTACACCGGCCAGTTCTCTACCTTCGCTCTTTGCGGTTTTGTCCGTGCTCAG ggAGATGCTGATAGTGCACTAGACCGACTATGGCAGAAGAAGAAAGCCGAAGTTCGACAACAGTAG